TCCATAGGCTCCGGCGCGACGGAGAGTTCCAGCAACCGCATGACCATGTGCTGAACCTGCTGCTTCTCGGCGCGTCCATAGCCGACGACCGACGACTTGATCGTCAGCGGCGAATACTCAGCCACTTCCAGCCGCGCAACTGCGGCGGCCAGCATTGCAACTCCGCGCACCTGCCCCAATTTCAGCGCCGACTTTACGTTGAGCGCGTAAAAGACATCTTCGATTGCAACCTCGTCCGGTTGATGCTCAACAATAATTTCGCCGAGTTGTGTAAAGATGCGCGACAAACGCCGCGGCAGCGCTTCGCGCGGAGACAGCTTGATTGCGCCGCAGGTCAAGCAGCATAGCCTTCCTGCCGAATGCATTTCCACGACGCCGTAGCCGGTGTATTCCCCACCGCAATCAATTCCCAGGACACGCATGTGAATGCAGTGTATCGCGGAAATCCTGGCAGTCCTAGTAGGCAGCGTTATGCTTCCGGCAGAGCGGCGTCCTCGAATCACCGGGCGCATGGTCCGGCCAGCGGGCGCCCGGTTTCCTGGCAGTGACACAGGAAACAACAGCAATGGCCAGCACGATGGACGCTACGGCAGTTCAATGCCTTGTTTGAAAGTAACATTCTCATTCTCAATTGCATGGGCATTCCTAGCAGCATCGCGGACGCCGCCCCTGCCCCGATTCCCGCTCGCGGCAGAAGTCTGCATAAGCCTGAGGGGACGACGCCATCTGGGTTCGCCGGAGAAAGCGAGCATACGGCGCTTCGTCGAAAATCTCGCGCAGAGTCGCCAGCAGGATTCGGGCTATCGTGAAGAGGGCGCTCATCCGCGCTCCTCCGCAAGGCGCGTCATCACAAACGGAGTCTCCTTCACCCGGGCCTCTTCCCTTCCGCTCAGAACGCCGATCCATTGCCGCACGGACTCAACCAGCACCAGCGCCACCATCGCAACTAGAACGGCCGTCACGACGGCATCGAGCCGGTTATTGAAGATCAGACGCGCCGTTGCGCTGCTCGGCGGCCCCGCCGCCAAGACCCGCGCCTGTGCCAGAAATCCAACTCGCGGATTCGGATCGAAAATCTTGTGCCACGACGCCGTAAAGGTGACGGCCACCAGCCACGCCAGCGGCACCAGCGTGACCGCGGCATAGCGAGTCCGGTGCGTCTTGATCCTGTTCACTTTGATAATGATCGTCGTGGCCACGCACAGCGCCACCGTCGCGAGCAACTGATTGGCAATTCCAAACAACGGCCACAGCGAATTGATCCCGCCCAGTGGATCTTTCACGCCTTGCCACAGAAAATATCCCCACGCGCCCACGACCAGCGCACTGGTCGCCAGAATCGACGGGTACCAACTCGTTCTCCCTAGCGGTTTGTAAATATGCCCGAGCGCATCCTGAATCATGAAGCGTGCGACGCGAGTGCCGGCATCCAGGACGGTCAGGATGAACAGCGCCTCGAACATCACGGCGAAGTGATACCAGAGCGCCATCACGCCAGCCCCGCCCAGGCTCTGCGAGAAGATATGCGCCATGCCCATAGCGAATGCCGGCGCTCCTCCGGTGCGATTGAACAATGTCTGCTCGCCCACGGCGAGCGCCAAAGCCTGCATGTCGGCGGCGGTCACGGGAAATCCCCAGGATGAAATCGTAGCGGTCGCGGCGATCGCGTTCTGCCCAACCAGGCCTGCGGGACTGTTAATGGCAAAGTACACGCCGGGTTGCAATACGCAGGCCGCAATGATCGCCATGACCGCGACGGCCGATTCCGCCATCATGGCGCCGTAGCCCACCATGCGAGTCTGGGTCTCGCGCGCGATGAGCTTGGGCGTCGTCCCGCTCGAAATCAAAGAATGGAAGCCGCTGATCGCGCCGCACGCGATGGTAATGAACGCAAACGGAAAAATCTTCCCTGCAAACACCGGCCCCGATCCATCCACAAAGCGAGTGAATGCGGGCATGTGCAGCGTGGGATGTAACACCACAATGCCAATGCCCAGCAGCGCAATCGTCCCCAGCTTCACAAACGTGCTGAGATAATCGCGCGGAGCCAGCAGCAGCCACACCGGCAGAGCGGACGCAGCAAATCCGTAAACGATGATCAGTTTCGCGAGCGTGGCTCCCTGCAACGTGAACGCGGCTGCCATCGTAGGATTCTGCGAAGCCCATTGCCCGCCCCGGATCGCCAGCAGCACCAGAATAAATCCGAGCATCGAGACTTCCAGCACTTTACCGGGACGAATCCTCCGCAGGTAAAGCCCCATCAGCAGCGCAATCGGAATCGTCATTGCAATCGTGAACGTGCCCCAGGGACTGTCTTTCAGCGCATTGACGACAATGAGCGCGGCCACGCCAAGCAGTATCACCAGAATCGCAATCACCGCCGTATAGGCCACAAAACCGCCGACGCGCCCGATCTCTTCTTTCGCCATTTCGGTAAGCGACTTGCCATCGCGGCGTACCGAGAAAAGCAGAATTACGAAATCCTGCACACATCCCCCAAAAACAGCGCCGGCCAGCACCCACAAAGTTCCGGGAAGATATCCAAATTGCACAGCCAGCACTGGACCAACAAGCGGCCCCGGGCCCGCGATGGCGGCGAAATGATGCCCGAACACAACCCACTTATTGGTGACCAGAAAATCGCGGCCGTTTTCCAGGCGCTCCGCGGGCGTGGCCCGCAGCCCATCGAGCGCCAGAATTTTCGCCGCGATGAACTTGCTATAAAAGCGGTATCCCAGCGCATAGCAGCACGTCGCGGCCACCACCAGCCACATGGCATTGATCGCCTCGCCGCGACGAACCGCAACCACTCCAACCGCCGCCGTCCCGACCGCGCTTACCGCTACCCACCCCAGCATCGAGAATGTCTTGTTCATGTGCTTCGCCAGTTCGTATCCGCCGCACTCATGTCGATCGAGCTAATGTCCGTCGAGCATTGTGTCGAATCTTGCACGCAAGCGCAATATCCAACGTCTGCGCCAACCACCGATCCCGGCGTCTGCATGAACGATTTTGTATAGGGTCTCCGGCTTTGGCCAGTGCTCATTTAGTGTTACTCTATTGCTTCCGAAAGATGCCTTCCCCTTGCGTTTTGGGCCACTTCGTCGCCCCGACACTCGGAGTGCATCCAGAGGATTTCATCCGCACTTATAACCGACAGCAGCGAGATTCAACAGGAGCGAACATGAAAATCGGTATGTTAACCGGCGGGGGCGATTGTCCGGGGCTGAATGCCGTCATCCGCGCGGTGGTGCGCAAAGGCGTCTTTCACTATCACGATGAATTCCTGGGCTTTATGGAAGGCTGGCGCGGCTTGATCGAAGACAAGAGCATGGTGCTCAACCTGGACGCGGTGGGCGGCATTCTGCCCCGCGGAGGAACCATCCTACGCACCTCACGCACCAATCCGTCGAAACGCCCAGACGGAATTGACCGCTGCACCGCTACCATTGCCAAGCACAAAATTGACGCACTGGTAGCCATTGGCGGCGACGACACTCTATCGGTCGCGCAAAAACTTCACGAGACTGGAATCAAAGTGGTCGGCGTGCCCAAGACTATCGACAACGACCTTAGCGGAACAGATTATACCTTCGGCTTTGATACGGCATGTAATGTAGTCTGCGAAGCCATCGACCGCATCCACACCACGGCGGAAGCCCATAACCGCGTCATGGTGGTCGAAGTCATGGGACGCGACGCAGGCTGGATCGCTCTCTACAGCGGAGTCGCCGGCGGCGCCGACGTGATCCTGATCCCCGAACGCCCCTTCGACATCGCCAAGGTCGCCGAATCGATTCGCCAGCGCCACGAGCGCGGCCGTTATTTCTCGATTGTCGTGGTCGCCGAGGGTGCGAAGTTTTCCTCCGATGCCGGCGCGCCGGTCTTACAGGATATGGGCAAAGACGAATTTGGCCATGCCAAACTCGGCGGCATCGCCAACATTCTGTCCCGCGAAATCGAAAAGCGTACCGGTTTTGAAACCCGCGCGGTTGTCCTGGGCCACATTCAGCGCGGCGGTTCGCCCAGCGCTTTTGACCGCGTGCTCGCCACCCGCTACGGCCTGGGCGCGATCGATATGGTGCATCGCGGCGAGTTTGGCCGCATGGCCGCGCTCCGCTCCAACAAGATTGTCTCCATTCCCCTGAAGGAGGCCATCGCTAAGAACCGTGTCGTCGACAACGAAATGATTCAGATCGTTGACGGCCTCTTCGAAGAGACCAGCGTGAAGGAAGCTGCAAGCAAGTAGCGCGTAAAGGCCAGCCGACGGTGCTTTCGCAGGCGTACATTACTGGCGTGGAGTTGGACGGGGCTTGCCTCACCAGATCCCCCTGAACAGCGATGCAGAATCTTTACGTCCAGCTCGCGCCTTCCCTGGTTGCGATTATCGAATTGGTTTTGCTGTTTGCCGCGGCGGCGCTGATTCTCTTTTCCTATCGGCGAGCGCAGACCTTCTCGCAGTATTCCTCGCGACGGCTTTCCTTTCGACGTCTCGAATGTACCTTCACCCGCATTGCGGCTAATCGCGGACTTGCGGCGTTGGCTGTGGGATTTGCTGTGATAGTACTCCGCGCCGCGCTGATTCCCATCCTCGGAATACCGCAGCCGCGCTGGAATGATGAGTTCAGCTATCTTCTCGCCGCCGACACGTTTGCCCACGGCAGAATCACCAATCCTACTCATCCCATGTGGATTCACTTTGAGAGCTTCCACATCATCGAACATCCAACCTACATGTCGATGTATCCCCCGGGGCAAGGCCTGGTGCTGGCCGCGGGACAAGCGCTCGGGCAGCCTTATCTCGGAGATGATTATCTCGGAGAATGGATCGGACAACTGCTGGTCACCGGGGCCATGTGCTCGGCGCTGTGCTGGATGCTGCAAGCCTGGTTGCCCGCGCGTTGGGCGTTATTGGGCTCAATCCTGGCCGCCTTGCGACTCGGCATTCTCAGCTACTGGATGAATTCGTACTGGTGTGCATCGCTGGCCGCGCTGGGAGGAGCGCTCGTTCTTGGAGCCTGGCCGCGGTTGCGACGCCATCCATCGATGCGGGTATCGATCTTTATGGCGCTCGGCTTGATCATTCTGGCCAATACCCGGCCTTACGAAGGACTTGTTTTTTCCATTCCGATCGCGGCCGCCATGCTCTTATGGATGGCTGGACGTGGTTGTCATGATCTTCCTGATCGTCCAGTTCTTCACGTAACTCTGTCTCGCATAATTGTTCCGATCCTGTTGACGCTCGCGCTGGGGACCATAGCCACAGGCTATTACTACTATCGCGTCACGGGCGATCCTTTACGCATGGCCTATCAAGTGAATCGCGAAACTTATGCGATGGCTCCTTACTTCATCTGGCAAACGCCTCGACCCGAGCCCGAGTATCATCACGAGATCATGCGCCAAGTGTATGAAAGGGAGCTCGCTGAGTTCGAAAAATACCGCACCCTCTCTGGTTTTTTTCCAGGGCTGGGATGGAAACTAAAATCCTGGTGGCAATTTTATCTGGGACCGCTGTTGACCTTGCCGCTGCTGGCGCTCCCATGGGTCGTGCGCCGGCGCAAGATGTTCTTGCCGCTCGTGATCTGCGTCGCGGTCGCGGCCGCGTTTGCCGTCCAGACATGGACTCTCCCGCACTATTTTTCGCCGGTCACTTGCATCCTATATCTCTTGCTGGTCCAGTGCCTCCGCCATCTGTGGCACTGGTGGCGTCCGCTGGGCCGGGAAATAGTCCGCGCAATCGTTGTGGTGGCATGCGCTATGATTCTGCTGCGGGTATCCGCTGCCGGTGTGCACGCCCGCATCGAACCGGCGTGGCCTCGCGGAAACCTGGAACGCGCCGCGATCCTGCACCAACTCCAACTGCGTCCGGAGTCTCAACTCGTAATCGTCCGTTACGGTCCGCATCATGACCTGGACAAGGAATGGGTATACAACGAAGCCAATATCGACACCGCCAAAGTGATCTGGGCGCGCGACATGGGCAGGAACGATAACCAGGAATTGCTCGAATACTTTCGCGATCGGAAGGTATGGATGGTCGACGGCGACAGCCCAAGTCCGCAGCCGCTGCCCTACCCCGATTGAACCTCTCGGCCATGCTCTAAACGGATTACGGCTTTCTCCCGACCCTCATGCCAGCAAGTCAGCCACCGCTCCTTCGACCTCCTTTGCTGATCTTGCTGCTGATTTGCTCGGCTGGCATGTGGACGTATTGGAATCGCGCGCCAGCCGCACTGCATGCGGCGAATATCCGCACGGGATTGCCGCAGGCGAATGCATTGACCGACCTCTATCCACGCTGGTACGGCTCTCGGGAACTGCTGCTCCATCATCGCGACCCCTACGGAGCCGAGGTGAGCCGCGAGAT
Above is a window of Candidatus Sulfotelmatobacter sp. DNA encoding:
- a CDS encoding ATP-dependent 6-phosphofructokinase, encoding MKIGMLTGGGDCPGLNAVIRAVVRKGVFHYHDEFLGFMEGWRGLIEDKSMVLNLDAVGGILPRGGTILRTSRTNPSKRPDGIDRCTATIAKHKIDALVAIGGDDTLSVAQKLHETGIKVVGVPKTIDNDLSGTDYTFGFDTACNVVCEAIDRIHTTAEAHNRVMVVEVMGRDAGWIALYSGVAGGADVILIPERPFDIAKVAESIRQRHERGRYFSIVVVAEGAKFSSDAGAPVLQDMGKDEFGHAKLGGIANILSREIEKRTGFETRAVVLGHIQRGGSPSAFDRVLATRYGLGAIDMVHRGEFGRMAALRSNKIVSIPLKEAIAKNRVVDNEMIQIVDGLFEETSVKEAASK
- the ruvC gene encoding crossover junction endodeoxyribonuclease RuvC, which produces MRVLGIDCGGEYTGYGVVEMHSAGRLCCLTCGAIKLSPREALPRRLSRIFTQLGEIIVEHQPDEVAIEDVFYALNVKSALKLGQVRGVAMLAAAVARLEVAEYSPLTIKSSVVGYGRAEKQQVQHMVMRLLELSVAPEPMDASDALAIAICHLHTAGTLNRQRVRAR
- a CDS encoding carbon starvation CstA family protein, coding for MNKTFSMLGWVAVSAVGTAAVGVVAVRRGEAINAMWLVVAATCCYALGYRFYSKFIAAKILALDGLRATPAERLENGRDFLVTNKWVVFGHHFAAIAGPGPLVGPVLAVQFGYLPGTLWVLAGAVFGGCVQDFVILLFSVRRDGKSLTEMAKEEIGRVGGFVAYTAVIAILVILLGVAALIVVNALKDSPWGTFTIAMTIPIALLMGLYLRRIRPGKVLEVSMLGFILVLLAIRGGQWASQNPTMAAAFTLQGATLAKLIIVYGFAASALPVWLLLAPRDYLSTFVKLGTIALLGIGIVVLHPTLHMPAFTRFVDGSGPVFAGKIFPFAFITIACGAISGFHSLISSGTTPKLIARETQTRMVGYGAMMAESAVAVMAIIAACVLQPGVYFAINSPAGLVGQNAIAATATISSWGFPVTAADMQALALAVGEQTLFNRTGGAPAFAMGMAHIFSQSLGGAGVMALWYHFAVMFEALFILTVLDAGTRVARFMIQDALGHIYKPLGRTSWYPSILATSALVVGAWGYFLWQGVKDPLGGINSLWPLFGIANQLLATVALCVATTIIIKVNRIKTHRTRYAAVTLVPLAWLVAVTFTASWHKIFDPNPRVGFLAQARVLAAGPPSSATARLIFNNRLDAVVTAVLVAMVALVLVESVRQWIGVLSGREEARVKETPFVMTRLAEERG